The proteins below are encoded in one region of Syntrophotalea carbinolica DSM 2380:
- the aroF gene encoding 3-deoxy-7-phosphoheptulonate synthase: MLIVMHHTASEEQIRAVEQAVAALGLKAQPIPGGERTAIGVLGNRGYVDDTTIRDLPGVLEIIHVSKPYKMVSRDFHPMATVVKVGSAALGDGGPPVVMAGPCSIESEEQMMAAAHLVKAAGAQVLRGGAFKPRTGPHSFQGLGVEGLKILHAAGREVELPVVTEVMRIEQLEVACRYADMLQIGARNMQNFDLLKEVGRLRCPILLKRGMSATIEEFLAAAEYIVAEGNDQVVLCERGIRTFETATRNTLDLSVVPLVKALSHLPIIVDPSHATGRRPLVPIMARAALAAGAHGLMIEVHPSPDKALCDGAQSLDGQGFALLMKELRFLQDCFAKLNDPAFETQV, from the coding sequence GTGCTTATTGTTATGCATCATACTGCATCTGAAGAGCAGATTCGCGCTGTGGAACAGGCGGTTGCCGCGTTGGGATTAAAAGCCCAGCCGATTCCCGGTGGCGAGAGAACCGCCATCGGCGTGTTGGGTAATCGCGGCTATGTGGATGACACCACGATCCGCGATCTTCCCGGGGTGTTGGAGATTATCCATGTCAGCAAGCCCTATAAAATGGTATCCAGGGATTTTCATCCCATGGCGACGGTGGTGAAGGTCGGTTCGGCTGCGCTGGGGGATGGTGGTCCGCCGGTGGTGATGGCCGGCCCCTGTTCCATTGAAAGCGAAGAGCAGATGATGGCGGCGGCGCACCTGGTCAAGGCGGCCGGGGCGCAGGTTCTGCGCGGCGGAGCCTTTAAACCTCGTACCGGACCTCATTCGTTCCAGGGGTTGGGGGTTGAGGGGCTCAAGATATTGCACGCGGCCGGTCGCGAAGTCGAACTGCCGGTGGTTACCGAAGTGATGCGTATCGAACAGCTTGAAGTGGCGTGCCGTTACGCCGATATGTTGCAGATCGGTGCCCGCAACATGCAGAATTTCGATTTGCTTAAGGAAGTGGGGCGTCTGCGTTGTCCGATTCTTCTCAAACGGGGGATGAGTGCGACCATCGAGGAATTTCTGGCCGCGGCCGAATATATCGTGGCCGAAGGTAACGATCAGGTCGTTCTGTGCGAACGCGGGATCCGCACCTTTGAAACGGCAACCCGCAATACCTTGGATCTGTCGGTCGTTCCGCTGGTCAAAGCCTTGAGCCACCTGCCGATCATCGTCGATCCGAGTCACGCTACCGGTCGGCGTCCGCTGGTGCCGATCATGGCGCGGGCGGCTTTGGCGGCGGGGGCGCATGGATTGATGATTGAGGTGCATCCGTCACCGGACAAGGCGCTTTGCGATGGCGCACAGAGTCTCGACGGGCAGGGTTTTGCACTGCTGATGAAAGAGTTGAGGTTTTTGCAGGATTGCTTTGCGAAACTCAACGATCCTGCTTTTGAGACACAAGTCTGA
- the truD gene encoding tRNA pseudouridine(13) synthase TruD, protein MANYLTAKLPGIGGSIKTCPDDFLVEELPLYPTCGEGEHLYLEVEKRGMTTFELLKRLSRALQVNERAMGYAGLKDAQATTRQFISVTDCSAEQALALQLQDIRILSARRHRNKLRLGHLAGNRFTITIRDIDSDALEKARDILHVLQMTGVPNFFGEQRYGALGNSHLIGQAIVQKNFSQAAAHIIGDPDKIIHPEWRQGAILYAENRLEEAEQALPRRMRNERNLVRSLRQGRSAEKAVRRLPGKLLRLYLSAYQSHLFDRLVSMRLESLETLWTGDIAYKHDNGACFLVTDAALEQPRADRFEISPTAPLFGHKVMMAEAQAGILEQALLAKEGITPDDFRLGAGLSMPGERRPLRIPISETASNQQGNELELSFSLPKGSFATTVLHEVMKTDV, encoded by the coding sequence ATGGCTAACTATCTAACCGCAAAGCTTCCCGGTATCGGAGGCAGCATCAAAACCTGCCCGGACGATTTCCTGGTCGAAGAATTGCCCCTTTATCCGACCTGCGGCGAAGGCGAACACCTCTATCTGGAGGTGGAAAAACGCGGCATGACAACCTTCGAATTACTCAAACGTCTTTCCAGGGCACTGCAAGTCAACGAGCGCGCCATGGGGTATGCCGGGCTTAAAGACGCCCAGGCCACCACCCGACAGTTCATTTCCGTAACCGATTGTTCCGCGGAGCAAGCCCTTGCCCTTCAACTCCAGGATATTCGTATTTTATCGGCCCGCCGCCACCGCAACAAACTGAGGCTCGGGCATCTGGCCGGCAATCGCTTCACCATCACCATAAGGGATATCGACAGCGACGCGCTGGAAAAGGCCCGCGACATCCTCCATGTCCTGCAGATGACCGGAGTCCCCAACTTTTTCGGCGAGCAACGCTATGGCGCACTCGGCAACTCCCACCTCATCGGCCAGGCCATTGTGCAGAAAAACTTTTCCCAGGCGGCAGCCCATATCATCGGCGACCCGGACAAAATCATCCATCCGGAGTGGCGTCAGGGCGCCATTTTGTATGCCGAAAACCGCCTGGAAGAAGCCGAACAGGCCCTGCCCCGGCGCATGCGCAACGAACGCAACCTGGTTCGCAGCCTGCGTCAAGGCCGCAGCGCCGAAAAAGCCGTACGCCGCCTGCCGGGAAAGCTGCTGCGGCTCTACCTGTCGGCCTACCAGTCGCACCTGTTCGATCGCCTGGTCAGTATGCGCCTTGAAAGCCTTGAAACCCTATGGACAGGCGACATCGCCTACAAACACGACAACGGCGCCTGTTTTCTGGTCACGGATGCAGCGTTGGAGCAACCCCGGGCGGACCGGTTTGAAATCAGCCCCACCGCGCCGTTATTCGGCCACAAGGTCATGATGGCGGAGGCGCAGGCCGGCATTCTGGAACAAGCCCTGCTGGCCAAAGAGGGTATTACACCGGATGATTTCCGCCTCGGAGCCGGACTTTCCATGCCAGGCGAGCGGCGGCCGTTAAGAATCCCCATCTCCGAAACAGCCAGCAACCAGCAAGGCAACGAACTGGAGCTGTCGTTTTCATTGCCCAAGGGCAGTTTTGCCACAACGGTCTTACACGAGGTCATGAAAACAGACGTTTAA
- a CDS encoding metallophosphoesterase, with protein MSAVKPTIKSLSRRRFLIGGAVMLGGLLTADITLRQPRDLSMEEYILRLAKIPQGKELRLVQLSDLHLRTSRGYFERVARTVSTMRPDIILLTGDYLEQSRNLAGVLKFLQQLHAPAGIFAVQGNWEYWARLEGENLRRQFSRADVTLLINERRDVRIHGLPLSILGLDYPSPADQVARLVKEASPKRLNVMLSHVPAFNHQLLDKHVDLVLAGHTHGGQVRLPLLPPFYLPRYSGSFVAGFYKAGWAGVPLYVNRGLGTSMLPIRFLCPPEITLFRLVSQKQDR; from the coding sequence ATGTCTGCTGTCAAACCAACCATCAAATCCCTGTCCCGTCGTCGTTTTTTGATCGGCGGAGCCGTCATGCTGGGTGGCCTGCTGACCGCCGATATCACGCTGCGCCAACCCCGGGATTTAAGCATGGAAGAATACATCCTGCGGCTCGCCAAAATCCCCCAGGGCAAGGAATTGCGCCTGGTTCAACTGTCGGATCTGCACCTACGCACCTCGCGTGGGTATTTTGAACGGGTTGCCCGGACCGTCAGTACAATGCGCCCGGATATCATTCTGCTTACCGGAGATTATCTCGAACAGAGTCGCAATCTGGCAGGGGTTTTGAAATTCTTGCAACAGCTGCACGCCCCGGCAGGGATTTTTGCCGTGCAGGGCAACTGGGAGTACTGGGCACGGCTGGAAGGAGAGAATCTGCGCCGCCAGTTCAGCCGGGCGGATGTAACGCTGCTGATCAACGAACGTCGCGACGTACGGATCCATGGCCTGCCCCTGTCCATCCTGGGCCTCGACTATCCGTCCCCCGCCGACCAGGTCGCCCGGCTCGTCAAAGAAGCCTCTCCGAAGCGCCTTAACGTCATGTTGTCCCATGTCCCGGCTTTCAACCACCAGTTGCTCGACAAGCACGTCGACCTGGTGCTGGCCGGGCACACGCACGGCGGACAAGTGCGGCTGCCACTGCTGCCGCCGTTCTATCTGCCCCGTTATTCCGGATCCTTCGTAGCCGGATTCTACAAAGCGGGATGGGCCGGGGTACCCCTTTACGTCAACCGCGGACTGGGCACCAGCATGCTACCGATTCGTTTCCTGTGCCCACCGGAAATAACCCTGTTCAGACTTGTGTCTCAAAAGCAGGATCGTTGA
- a CDS encoding ornithine cyclodeaminase family protein, translating to MALFLNEHDVRQIANMPLALQAVEEALRQHALGRAVNIPRERTRVQKGALHILQGAVDSLDVIGFKAYTSTREGNRFLVHLYHATSGRLEAIIEANFMGMLRTGAASGIASRYLSRPDASVVGLFGAGWQARGQLAALCAVRPIRQAKVFARDRQRLEAFCREQARQLNIEVLPAQDPEQVVRDSDIVTTVTTSATPLFDSEWLTPGCHINAVGSNALIRAEIDEKTIRRCDPVVVDAKDVAARECGDLLPLLEKGRIRWSQIQELGDIIIDRLPGRTSPTQISLFESHGMAIQDLMLAAYVLQQAKKQGLGMDLPFGD from the coding sequence ATGGCCCTGTTTCTAAACGAGCACGACGTCCGGCAAATAGCGAACATGCCACTGGCGCTGCAAGCCGTGGAAGAGGCCCTGCGCCAGCACGCCCTTGGCCGGGCGGTCAACATCCCCAGGGAGCGCACCCGTGTCCAGAAGGGTGCACTGCACATTTTGCAGGGAGCGGTCGACAGCCTGGACGTCATCGGCTTCAAAGCCTATACGTCAACCCGCGAGGGGAATCGCTTTTTGGTGCATCTTTACCATGCGACGTCCGGACGGCTGGAAGCCATTATCGAAGCCAATTTTATGGGGATGCTGCGCACCGGTGCAGCCAGCGGCATCGCCAGTCGTTACTTGAGCCGGCCGGACGCCAGCGTTGTAGGATTGTTCGGTGCCGGCTGGCAGGCGCGCGGTCAACTGGCGGCCCTTTGCGCGGTACGGCCGATTCGACAGGCCAAGGTCTTTGCCCGCGACCGTCAACGCCTGGAAGCGTTCTGCCGGGAACAGGCCCGTCAGCTCAACATCGAGGTGTTGCCGGCGCAGGATCCGGAGCAGGTAGTCCGGGACAGCGACATTGTCACCACCGTCACAACGTCCGCAACGCCACTATTCGACAGCGAGTGGCTGACTCCCGGCTGTCACATCAACGCCGTCGGCAGCAACGCTCTGATTCGGGCCGAAATCGACGAAAAAACCATCCGCCGTTGCGATCCGGTGGTGGTCGACGCCAAAGATGTGGCTGCCCGCGAATGCGGGGATCTGCTGCCTTTGCTGGAAAAGGGTCGTATCCGCTGGTCGCAGATCCAGGAACTGGGCGACATCATTATCGACCGGCTGCCCGGCCGCACCAGCCCGACCCAGATCAGCCTGTTTGAATCGCACGGCATGGCTATCCAGGATCTTATGCTGGCGGCCTACGTGCTGCAACAGGCTAAAAAACAGGGACTGGGTATGGATTTGCCGTTCGGCGATTAA
- the priA gene encoding replication restart helicase PriA, translating to MSGLVAEVAVAAPLDRTLSYLVPEALVSNARCGMRVRVPLGRRTATGYVLDVQTGAVDGLKPVIELLGSEPAFPPAMVDFFRRAAAYYQYPLGEVIRTALPAGLSGGNHEVKALTERIYQASEMVGMPRGPRQRELLDYLRGVDCVARSELLTVFPNCQSSLRALVDQGFVLEGQRERLRDPFSDMTLAADTSVDMTDRQAEVFASIDAALQQGGFQPMLLHGVTGSGKTEVYLQAIEQVLRSGRQALVLVPEIALTPQLVSRFRARFAGGRASLAVLHSGLSLGERFDAWRSVARGEVDIVIGARSAVFAPLQRLGMVIVDEEHESSYKQGDGFRYHARDLALMRGQMEQALVLLGSATPALTTYHRACQGKIAYLELPQRVMSRPMPEVELIDLTQDRPEGILAQALKDALVANLERGEQSLLLLNRRGFAPYLLCADCGEALRCPHCDITLTFYLGQKELRCNYCDFRQPPPDQCPACQGADLLPEGAGTEKLEQELQELLPTARIARMDRDTTGRKGAHQSLVAAMEKRAIDVLVGTQMVAKGLDFPGVTLVGVVQADNLLNLPDFRAAERAFTLLTQVAGRAGRGERPGRVFVQTYAHEHFALDCCVRHDYVGFAREELALRQELGYPPFGFLVNCVLSGAVREQVEAAAEALVAELLGPAMDLGIEVLGPAPCPLARLRGKSRYQLLLKASTRPPLRHLLTRMPVLRRALPGKVTMTVDVDPLDML from the coding sequence ATGAGTGGTCTGGTTGCCGAGGTGGCTGTGGCGGCTCCTTTGGACCGCACTCTTTCCTATCTGGTGCCGGAAGCTCTTGTTTCGAACGCGCGGTGCGGCATGCGCGTACGGGTGCCCCTGGGCCGGCGTACCGCAACGGGGTATGTGCTCGATGTGCAAACGGGCGCGGTGGACGGTCTGAAGCCGGTGATTGAACTGCTCGGTTCCGAGCCTGCTTTCCCGCCGGCGATGGTCGATTTTTTCCGCCGCGCGGCGGCGTATTATCAGTACCCTTTGGGAGAAGTCATCCGTACCGCCTTGCCGGCGGGGTTGTCGGGCGGCAACCATGAGGTGAAAGCTCTTACCGAACGTATCTATCAGGCATCCGAGATGGTCGGCATGCCGCGCGGGCCACGGCAGCGAGAGCTGCTGGACTATCTGAGAGGGGTCGATTGTGTCGCCCGCAGCGAATTGCTGACCGTGTTTCCCAATTGTCAATCGAGTCTGCGGGCGCTTGTGGATCAAGGGTTTGTGCTCGAGGGGCAGAGGGAGCGTCTGCGCGATCCTTTTTCGGATATGACCCTTGCGGCAGACACCTCTGTTGATATGACGGACCGGCAGGCCGAGGTTTTTGCCTCCATCGATGCCGCTCTGCAACAAGGTGGTTTTCAGCCCATGTTGCTGCATGGCGTCACCGGTAGCGGCAAGACCGAAGTGTATCTGCAAGCCATCGAGCAGGTGTTGCGCTCCGGGCGTCAAGCTCTGGTGCTGGTACCCGAAATCGCGTTGACACCGCAACTGGTCAGCCGTTTTCGCGCCCGGTTTGCCGGCGGACGTGCCTCGCTGGCGGTGCTGCACTCGGGTTTGTCTCTGGGGGAGCGTTTTGATGCCTGGCGTAGTGTGGCGCGCGGTGAGGTCGACATTGTCATCGGTGCCCGTTCGGCGGTTTTCGCTCCCCTGCAGCGGTTGGGCATGGTCATTGTCGACGAGGAGCACGAATCGAGCTACAAGCAAGGCGACGGGTTCCGCTATCATGCCCGCGACCTGGCTTTGATGCGGGGGCAGATGGAGCAGGCGCTGGTGTTGCTGGGCAGTGCGACGCCGGCCTTGACGACCTACCACCGTGCCTGCCAGGGGAAAATCGCTTACCTGGAGCTGCCGCAGCGGGTTATGAGTCGCCCCATGCCGGAGGTGGAATTGATCGACCTGACCCAGGATCGTCCCGAGGGGATCCTGGCCCAGGCCTTGAAGGATGCCTTGGTCGCCAATCTGGAACGCGGCGAACAATCCCTGTTGTTGCTTAATCGCCGTGGTTTTGCGCCGTATCTGCTCTGTGCCGATTGCGGTGAGGCCTTGCGCTGTCCGCATTGCGATATCACCCTGACTTTTTACCTGGGGCAAAAGGAGTTGCGGTGCAACTATTGCGATTTCCGCCAGCCTCCCCCCGATCAATGCCCGGCCTGCCAGGGGGCGGATCTGCTGCCGGAGGGGGCCGGAACCGAAAAGCTCGAGCAGGAATTGCAGGAGTTGTTGCCGACGGCGCGCATCGCGCGGATGGATCGGGATACCACCGGACGCAAAGGTGCCCACCAGTCGCTGGTGGCGGCTATGGAGAAACGCGCTATAGATGTGCTGGTGGGCACCCAAATGGTGGCCAAGGGGCTCGATTTTCCGGGGGTGACGCTGGTGGGGGTGGTGCAAGCCGATAATCTGTTGAATCTGCCCGATTTTCGCGCCGCGGAGCGCGCTTTCACGCTGCTGACCCAGGTTGCCGGAAGAGCGGGGCGGGGCGAGCGTCCGGGACGCGTGTTTGTACAGACCTATGCCCATGAACACTTTGCCCTGGACTGCTGCGTGCGGCACGATTATGTCGGTTTTGCCCGGGAGGAGCTGGCGTTGCGGCAGGAGTTGGGGTACCCGCCTTTCGGTTTTCTGGTCAATTGCGTTCTTTCCGGTGCCGTGCGTGAGCAGGTCGAGGCCGCGGCAGAAGCTCTGGTGGCGGAACTTCTGGGCCCGGCGATGGACCTCGGCATCGAGGTTCTCGGCCCGGCACCTTGTCCTTTGGCCCGCTTGCGGGGCAAAAGCCGCTACCAGCTGTTGCTTAAGGCCTCGACGCGCCCACCTTTGCGCCACCTCCTGACCCGCATGCCCGTACTGCGACGGGCTTTGCCCGGCAAGGTGACCATGACCGTCGACGTCGACCCGCTGGATATGCTGTGA
- the trmB gene encoding tRNA (guanosine(46)-N7)-methyltransferase TrmB gives MTQHMIEIKSPYFLREESLASPADFAAVFGNRNPLVLEIGCGIGDFVTQLASSAPERNYLAIDIYNKGCNKTCNRLEQARLTNVRVMRIEARYLLEQFLATESLAAVYINCPDPWPKKRHLKRRLVNERFLQTLLHYLQPGGELFFSSDVADYAHAVTAHLNQIKGYENRLPVPVALDMAGYPLSKYMRRFLAQGQSIHFIHHRRNPQHTCETAAPQPVHRGFRTAWSANNG, from the coding sequence ATGACTCAGCACATGATTGAAATCAAATCGCCCTATTTCCTCAGAGAAGAGAGCCTGGCTTCGCCGGCAGATTTCGCTGCGGTATTCGGCAACCGGAACCCCCTGGTGCTGGAGATCGGCTGCGGCATCGGGGATTTCGTCACGCAACTGGCCAGTAGCGCGCCGGAACGAAACTATCTCGCTATCGACATATACAACAAGGGCTGCAACAAAACCTGCAACAGGCTGGAACAAGCCCGCCTCACCAATGTACGCGTCATGCGCATCGAGGCGCGCTACCTGCTGGAGCAGTTTTTAGCCACCGAAAGCCTGGCAGCCGTTTACATCAACTGCCCGGACCCCTGGCCGAAAAAACGCCACCTCAAACGGCGCCTGGTCAACGAGCGATTCCTGCAGACGCTGCTGCATTACCTGCAACCGGGCGGAGAGCTGTTTTTCAGCAGCGATGTCGCCGATTACGCCCATGCCGTCACCGCCCACCTGAATCAGATCAAGGGGTATGAGAACAGATTGCCGGTACCCGTCGCCCTCGACATGGCCGGTTATCCGCTATCGAAATACATGCGTCGCTTTCTGGCCCAAGGTCAGTCGATCCACTTTATACACCATCGCCGCAACCCGCAACATACCTGCGAAACGGCCGCCCCCCAACCGGTCCACAGAGGTTTCCGCACTGCCTGGAGCGCAAACAATGGCTAA